The segment CTGACGCTGGCTGCGTGCCTCTCGATCTCGGACAGCAAAGCACAGTTCGGCTACATCTACGGGCTGTCCACCATATCCGTGCTCGCGATGTACTGCCTCATCTGGCTGATGTGTCACGCGGTTGAATCGCACGTGACCGTGTCCGGGGTGGCGAGCGTGCTCGGCTACAGCATGCTGCCGGTGGTGTTTCTCGCTATAATCGGGATGTTTACGTCGCTGAACAACTTCTACGGCATGCTGCTGGCCGGGTTGTCCATCCTGCTAGCGACGCTCTACTCGAGTCGAATGTTCTGCCTGATGACGGGCGATCCGCACCAGCGGTACCTGCTAGCGTACCCGGCCATGCTGCTGTTCACGATCTTTTCGatgttagttttattttaaacccaAATCGTTACGATCCCCCCCTTAAAGCTCGTGCCCATCTATATTTTGATTCATTAATTTCTACGtaagtgtacacacacacacacacacacacacacacacacacacatacacacacacacaccggcattACATACCAAAACAGAGCCAGCATTTTTGTTGTGAACTATCCCCAATGAAATCCCCTCCTCCTCGTTTCTTTTAGTTATCAataaataatactaataataatcgCTACAAGTGAACACGAGCGAGTGTAATTTAGCTTACGTTATAACGTGCAGATGACATTACATTTTCCtatcacacaccaacacacgggTCACTTTAAAAGTTGGCCAATACACCGTGATCAATTAGTTCGGATACAAATTCAAATATCGGAAAAGTAACAAAATCGCAGTACATTGGATTGATTGATGTATGTTTTTGGAAGTTCTATTCCTGTAGATTATTTacagcatgttttttttttaatcaatccCCCCCTTTACTTTTACCAGCTACCGTAAACGATTTTCGAAACTTTTACAGGCAGCACGCACTAATTCCATGGGTATAttctattttttctgttttaataGTTTTCAAAGCTTTAACAGATTCAAATCAGGAGAGCTAGGAGGCGAATCTGTTTTCGTCCGAAATTGGTTAAATTCTCTTTGCACCATGTGTGAACATTGTTGGCAGTATGTGCGGGTGCATCTCTTCCTGTTGAAATACATAATTATCTGTTTGATAGAACTTCCGATAGTTCTGGGCGAACAATTTTCTCCAAAACTTCAGTTCTATAAAGCATGGCATTAATCTTTACCTCTTATTTCGTTGAAAATCAATAGGAATTTACCCGGCGCTACAAATAGCACCTCAAAGTTGTTTTTGGAGGTTTCGAAAACATAGCTAAAACTGTATTATGAGAAACGAGGAACATTAATTTGGGTCACAGGAATGTTTTCCTTAGTTGCTGCGTAATGTAATTCATACTCTGCGTGCCGTGACAGGATCATTTTGCTTCTTTCCAACCCTTTTTTGCATGAATGATCCGGAAACTCAATGAACTTTACGTTTTTCGAAGGCCTTAAGGCCAAGAGTTTTTGGTGCAATGTATGTAGTACGAGCCGATCAGTAGAAATTTTTCAGGTCTGACGCTATTTTTCGCCATGACTGTTTAACGTTCAGTCGAATTCGTTCCTTCACAATCTTAATAATTACAgagttttccaggggttctcatagttgtgggacacttcatCGACactttcttatgggaagtgaacttcatatgaagGTAATTGGAGTCTATgacaccctttttggacaggcttcttggaaattcctgttggatttgtccaacaaggatgGTGTACAGTCCAATTCCCGTtacattaaattcatttcacttaagaaagagtcaataaaatgtcccacagctatgagaactcctgaaaaaaccctgtatctaCGTCCGTACCGATCTTGAACGACACAGATCTTTCTCTGTCTGCTGAAGATGACGTCTGATGATACCTATTGATCGTTTTATAAACGATGTTGCGCTTAATATTACGAGTTTTGAGGTTTCTGAATACAGCGCCATGGGCACTCACCGTTCTAAAAGCGTTTCGCGACAATTTCTCTCAATTGTTTCATTGCGTTTTAGAGTTTAAAAACAACTAATCTAGGAATTTTCACCTATCATACCCGTTAGTGTATGGATGCATGCAAAAGCTGCCATTCAAAAGTTTCACAATATATAATAGTAGCATGGtgtaaaacaaacgcaaacataTGTATCCGAACTTATTGATCACGGTGTAGTGTTCGGCATGGTTTCCGAGCTACTTAGGGTTGCTGTTTCTTCGATCTGGAAATTCGTAACCCCCGCTGAAGCATTTACCATTGGCGTATACAAAGATTCGAGATAGTCCATGTTGATGGGTTTGCGAGGTAATACTTTTTAGCTTGCTTACCGTCAACCTTTCCTGTTTTCGTGACTACTAGCTCTTGCAGTTCAGAAAACACGATTTTCACAAAAGGCATACCATGTGCTTCGTCGTTTCATTCATTCGCTACGAAATGATGGTCGAAATGGTCTATGGGTACGTGTGTTGATGCGCGGGCTTTATTATTGCATTAGCGTGTAGCTCATTTGGCTTGGTTTCTTTTCCGAGAAGAAGTtccgcagcaccagcacctgCCCGATCGCGATCAGCAGGATGGCGGCCGTCTCGGTCAGCGACCACCACAGCACACGCTCGTTCAGATCTTCCGCACGCTTGCGACCTGCAGAAACAGCAAACGACGAAATGCAAATTAGTAAAGGGGATGCCCACTGCCCACTGCCCGAGCGATGCCCACCTTGTGCCTCTCGCAGCCGGTGGTGCGTTTGGTAGTCAAGGATCGCGTTCAGCCCCTTGTGTATCTCCTGCGCGGACGTTTCCAGCTGCGTCAGGACGGTCGCGTGCTCCTCGATCCCGGGCAGCGGTGCCTCCTCGCCCACCTGGAAGTCCATATAGACGATTTTGTGCGAGAAGGTGGAAAACTCGTTGCTGAAACAGGCGACATAGATACCGGTGGCCTGCAATGCAGTGGCGAACGGAGAAGGGTGTTAGAAAATGCGGCTCATGAGAAAAAACCGACTCGCGAAGAGCGAAAGAGTTAACGTACCGCAGCAACGAACTGGTACGAATCGAACTGGGTTTTGATTTGCCTGTAGATCACCTCCCCGGTGGGACTCTCTAGCGTCACGTCCACGTCGTACCGTCCGCCGCTGACGACCTGCAGGTTGAGCGGTAAAGCGGTAAGTGAAACGGTTGTAATATTCCCGCACTTGCAGATTGCGAAACAAACGCGTGCATTGTGCGCCGATCAACCCGATCACGCCGAACGGCACCCGCTCGGTTACACGTAATCATCGCACTACACCAGCTGTTTTTCGCCCTTACCTGAAACTCCAACGCTGCCGTCTGGTTCTTCTGTATCTCCTCGTGGAAACACTCTTTCGCGTTGTCGGGCAGCTCGAACGTTAGCTCCACGCACTGCGAAACGGGGATTTGGTGGCAGAGCGCAAACAATACAATTATGGCTAAACTCAgactttgctgctgctggtgagaTTTCCCGTCGCTCATCTTTTCGGCTGTTTCTGTTAAGCTTTCTTCGGGCGTGTCTGTGCTGCGCTGGGGCTGGCGGGCACCTGTTTCTCGTTTTCGCGCTGTGCTTTGCCTGCTGTCGCTGGAAAGGCAAACCTtcgttgtgtgtttgcgccTGAATTCCCTGGCCGCAACGAAAACCCTGGAgtggtaaaaataatttttcacgGCTTTCGGCTCGCTCCaatgtttgctgtgtttgtacAAATGCCAACACTGTTGACGTTTGACAGTGAACAGTGACGTGTGAGTTGGGCTGCGCTAGCACGGCGTTTACACAGACCCGGCTCGGATACTTTGCTGGCTGACGTGCGCACTGTGACCTGCGACTAAATTTATCCGTAGTGTCTAgtaccaaaacaaaatacgCGTTGTTCTACGACCGcctagggtaactgtaccagttttcggcaggctagAGCAGCAGTTTGacaaaaattgctcacacatcaatatttttcattatttttcttgaaagtgttgttattctggttgataaactatcatagtatgttacaatattttttatttgccggttcaaagccctttttcataaatatttccggaaaatgcaaacattgattttgctcctattttcggcagtttgttcctattttcggcaggctgtgttcctattttcggcagcgcgaatacgggtcagaaaatgtttgtatcaatgtgaatatgtacaaaaaaatgtttaaagaaatttaacactcttactttcctaagattggtgttaaaaagcactttaattattaaattt is part of the Anopheles gambiae chromosome X, idAnoGambNW_F1_1, whole genome shotgun sequence genome and harbors:
- the LOC1270444 gene encoding transmembrane emp24 domain-containing protein 3, whose protein sequence is MSDGKSHQQQQSLSLAIIVLFALCHQIPVSQCVELTFELPDNAKECFHEEIQKNQTAALEFQVVSGGRYDVDVTLESPTGEVIYRQIKTQFDSYQFVAAATGIYVACFSNEFSTFSHKIVYMDFQVGEEAPLPGIEEHATVLTQLETSAQEIHKGLNAILDYQTHHRLREAQGRKRAEDLNERVLWWSLTETAAILLIAIGQVLVLRNFFSEKKPSQMSYTLMQ